One Nocardioides aromaticivorans genomic window carries:
- a CDS encoding nuclease-related domain-containing protein, translated as MRLRYAGTCRVCGSALDAGSAAIYERATRTVRCLGCATAEPLGEIRRTAAAHGAGPSPAGTALPERQDTGSTDNAVDPGTAGASARRVHQRRRATRQERIRAKHPKLGGLILALSDDPQSTAAWDTGALGEERLGRRLNELASPTLRVLHDRRIPGSRANLDHVAVTPTGVYVVDAKRYVDKRPSLRAEGGILRPRVERLMVGSRDQTKLVDGVLKQVNLIRRLVDDDLPVTGVLCFIEADWPLIGGSFTIRGVDVLWPKKLYPRLAADGPHEARVAEVHARLADALPPA; from the coding sequence ATGCGACTCCGCTACGCCGGGACATGCCGAGTCTGTGGCAGTGCGCTGGACGCTGGCTCCGCCGCCATCTACGAACGTGCGACCAGAACCGTTCGTTGCCTCGGCTGCGCAACCGCCGAGCCGCTGGGTGAGATCCGCCGCACGGCGGCAGCCCATGGAGCTGGGCCCAGCCCGGCCGGGACTGCGCTGCCTGAGCGACAGGACACTGGATCGACGGACAACGCCGTTGATCCAGGCACGGCTGGCGCGTCGGCCCGGCGCGTGCACCAACGACGCCGGGCGACGCGACAGGAGCGGATCCGTGCCAAGCATCCCAAACTCGGCGGCCTCATCCTGGCACTGAGCGACGACCCGCAGTCCACCGCCGCTTGGGACACCGGGGCGCTCGGCGAGGAGCGATTGGGGCGTCGGCTGAATGAGCTCGCCTCTCCCACGCTTCGAGTACTCCACGACCGGCGTATCCCCGGCTCCCGCGCCAACCTCGACCACGTGGCGGTCACACCGACGGGCGTCTACGTCGTCGACGCCAAGCGGTACGTCGACAAGCGCCCGTCCCTGCGCGCGGAGGGCGGGATCCTCCGGCCGCGCGTCGAGCGATTGATGGTCGGGTCCCGTGACCAGACCAAGCTGGTCGACGGAGTCCTGAAGCAGGTCAACCTCATACGGCGCCTCGTGGACGACGACCTCCCGGTCACCGGCGTCCTGTGCTTCATCGAGGCCGACTGGCCGCTGATCGGCGGCAGCTTCACGATCCGTGGAGTCGACGTGCTGTGGCCGAAGAAGCTCTACCCGCGCCTCGCGGCCGATGGCCCCCACGAGGCGAGGGTCGCCGAGGTCCACGCTCGCCTCGCCGACGCCCTTCCGCCCGCCTAG
- a CDS encoding ADP-ribosylglycohydrolase family protein, which produces MLDDAQLDRACGALLGSAVGDALGAGYEFGSAPLGPEGPAMIGGGLGDFAPGEWTDDTTMAWCIADVAASGLDLRSEEGLTGIAQRFRTWFETGPADIGIHTRRLLDEVGPSPSGSALLATSYDLHERTGHTAGNGSLMRTAPVALPCLDSPSAVAEAALAVSRLTHYDPRAGEACVLWSLVIRHAIVEGELDVRAGLDLLSAEAASFWSARIEEAESSDPGRFRPNGWVVAAFQAAWSAIAHTDGLVAGIGAAIAIGDDTDTVAAIAGALLEARWGASAVPAEWRGMLHGYPGITGERLVELAAAAVGCGTTN; this is translated from the coding sequence ATGCTCGACGACGCGCAGCTCGACCGTGCCTGCGGTGCCCTCCTCGGCTCGGCGGTCGGGGACGCCCTCGGCGCCGGCTACGAGTTCGGCAGCGCCCCGCTCGGACCGGAGGGGCCCGCGATGATCGGCGGCGGCCTCGGCGACTTCGCGCCGGGGGAGTGGACCGACGACACCACGATGGCCTGGTGCATCGCCGACGTCGCGGCGTCGGGGCTGGACCTGCGGTCGGAGGAGGGTCTGACGGGGATCGCGCAGCGGTTCCGGACCTGGTTCGAGACCGGGCCCGCCGACATCGGCATCCACACCCGCCGGCTGCTGGACGAGGTGGGTCCGTCGCCCTCCGGGAGCGCGTTGCTCGCGACGTCGTACGACCTGCACGAGCGGACCGGCCACACGGCCGGCAACGGCTCACTGATGCGTACGGCGCCGGTCGCTCTTCCGTGCCTCGACTCGCCGTCGGCGGTCGCCGAGGCCGCGCTCGCCGTCAGCCGCCTGACCCACTACGACCCGCGGGCGGGGGAGGCGTGCGTGCTGTGGTCGCTCGTGATCCGGCACGCGATCGTCGAGGGCGAGCTCGACGTCCGGGCCGGCCTCGACCTGCTGTCGGCCGAGGCTGCTTCCTTCTGGTCCGCGCGGATCGAGGAGGCGGAGTCCTCCGACCCCGGGCGGTTCCGCCCGAACGGCTGGGTGGTCGCTGCCTTCCAGGCGGCTTGGTCGGCGATCGCACACACCGACGGGCTGGTGGCGGGTATCGGTGCCGCTATCGCCATCGGGGACGACACCGACACGGTGGCGGCGATCGCCGGTGCGCTGCTCGAAGCGCGGTGGGGCGCGTCTGCGGTGCCGGCCGAGTGGCGGGGGATGCTGCACGGGTACCCGGGGATCACCGGCGAGCGGCTGGTCGAGCTGGCAGCAGCGGCGGTTGGCTGCGGAACGACGAACTGA
- a CDS encoding HNH endonuclease signature motif containing protein: MISPGALDTATAVVQRAQELAQTRWDEVDGPEAVAVAETVAAAKGLLDAAMLRTAERITDTNAVAELGWASVKDFLTHVLGGHHGTGGGLVRAAAQLRELPQLQAALEDGRLTLPQARAIAGQVHTLPRVHEFRTAVADRMLELATHDALNASALQGSFAEVVRELDPDAAILDTEKQRSKDERGAHHQRHLTITDDGRGGVWFKGYGSSEDGEHLKATLLPLSAPVTTEPGACGGHASDPHGPLFDADGNRTQVPCPTPGCAHDGSDPRDAGARLWDALVDACVRLRNADELPRDHGSAVKVVVTTDHDSLRQQVIDAGLAREGRTDTGTRLSATAVRRLACDAHILPAVLGTDGQVLDVGRAHRLVTPAIWAALVLRDRHCAFPGCTRLPLACDAHHVVHWADGGATSLDNLILLCRHHHTLTHHSPWQVHIDPHTRQPVWTGPPRLTLTALEGRMTYHDGRPRGAPLVA; the protein is encoded by the coding sequence ATGATTTCTCCCGGAGCGCTCGACACGGCCACCGCCGTGGTCCAGCGCGCCCAGGAGCTGGCCCAGACCCGGTGGGACGAGGTCGACGGGCCGGAGGCCGTCGCGGTCGCCGAGACCGTCGCCGCAGCCAAGGGCCTCCTCGACGCCGCCATGCTGCGTACGGCGGAGCGGATCACCGACACCAACGCGGTCGCCGAGCTCGGCTGGGCCTCGGTCAAGGACTTCCTCACCCACGTCCTCGGCGGCCACCACGGCACCGGCGGCGGGCTGGTCCGCGCCGCCGCCCAGCTCCGCGAGCTCCCGCAGCTCCAGGCAGCCCTCGAGGACGGCCGCCTCACCCTCCCCCAGGCCCGCGCCATCGCCGGCCAGGTCCACACCCTGCCTCGCGTCCACGAGTTCCGCACCGCCGTCGCCGACCGGATGCTCGAGCTCGCCACCCACGACGCCCTCAACGCCTCCGCCCTGCAGGGCTCGTTCGCCGAGGTCGTCCGCGAGCTCGACCCCGACGCCGCGATCCTCGACACCGAGAAGCAGCGCAGCAAGGACGAGCGCGGCGCCCACCACCAGCGCCACCTCACGATCACCGACGACGGCCGCGGCGGCGTCTGGTTCAAGGGCTACGGCAGCAGCGAGGACGGCGAGCATCTCAAGGCCACCCTGCTCCCGCTCTCCGCGCCCGTGACCACCGAGCCCGGCGCCTGCGGCGGCCACGCCTCCGACCCCCACGGCCCGCTGTTCGATGCCGACGGCAACCGCACCCAGGTCCCCTGCCCCACCCCCGGCTGCGCCCACGACGGCAGCGACCCGCGCGACGCCGGAGCCCGGCTCTGGGACGCCCTCGTCGACGCCTGCGTCCGGCTCCGCAACGCCGACGAGCTGCCCCGCGACCACGGATCAGCCGTCAAGGTCGTCGTCACCACCGACCACGACTCCCTCCGCCAGCAGGTGATCGACGCCGGCCTCGCCCGCGAGGGCCGCACCGACACCGGCACCCGCCTCTCGGCCACCGCCGTACGACGCCTCGCCTGCGACGCCCACATCCTCCCGGCCGTCCTCGGCACCGACGGGCAGGTCCTCGACGTCGGCCGCGCCCACCGGCTCGTCACCCCGGCGATCTGGGCAGCGCTCGTGCTGCGCGACCGTCACTGCGCCTTCCCCGGCTGCACGCGCCTACCGCTCGCCTGCGACGCCCACCACGTCGTCCACTGGGCCGACGGCGGCGCCACCAGCCTCGACAACCTCATCCTGCTCTGCCGCCACCACCACACGCTGACCCACCACTCCCCCTGGCAGGTCCACATCGACCCCCACACCCGACAACCCGTCTGGACCGGACCACCACGCCTCACCCTCACGGCCCTCGAGGGCCGGATGACCTACCACGACGGCCGTCCACGCGGTGCACCACTCGTGGCGTGA
- a CDS encoding AIM24 family protein: MMQTYDVHTLPSNDNVNAYAFSIELAGRWFVSKGAMIAYYGNVNFDGVAAWASRDGFIASRFSSPIYIQDWVVAEGQGKVIVADRGFDVQSFDLEAGNLTLRANNLLGFETGLELKQSIVPGFVTLIGTGKFLASSNGPVIFVEPPFRADPEALLGWADCPSPSHHYDAQWMSASLGAMLQGMFGRESGEERQFDFTGEGTILMQSSETLREDPALMRLIESQTSLLSTQQAGILGQRLVARAQQQ, from the coding sequence ATGATGCAGACCTACGACGTCCACACCCTTCCGTCCAACGACAACGTCAACGCCTACGCGTTCTCGATCGAGCTCGCCGGCCGCTGGTTCGTCTCCAAGGGGGCGATGATCGCCTACTACGGCAACGTCAACTTCGACGGCGTCGCCGCCTGGGCCAGCCGCGACGGCTTCATCGCCAGCCGCTTCTCCTCGCCGATCTACATCCAGGACTGGGTGGTCGCCGAGGGCCAGGGCAAGGTGATCGTCGCCGACCGCGGCTTCGACGTACAGTCCTTCGACCTCGAGGCGGGCAACCTCACCCTGCGGGCCAACAACCTGCTCGGCTTCGAGACCGGCCTCGAGCTCAAGCAGTCGATCGTCCCGGGCTTCGTCACGCTGATCGGCACGGGCAAGTTCCTCGCGTCCTCCAACGGACCGGTGATCTTCGTCGAGCCGCCGTTCCGCGCCGACCCCGAGGCGCTGCTCGGCTGGGCCGACTGCCCCTCGCCCTCGCACCACTACGACGCCCAGTGGATGTCCGCCTCGCTCGGCGCGATGCTGCAGGGCATGTTCGGCCGCGAGTCCGGTGAGGAGCGCCAGTTCGACTTCACCGGCGAGGGCACGATCCTCATGCAGTCGTCCGAGACCCTGCGCGAGGACCCGGCCCTGATGCGGCTCATCGAGTCGCAGACCAGCCTGCTGTCCACGCAGCAGGCGGGCATCCTCGGTCAGCGGCTGGTGGCGCGGGCGCAGCAGCAGTAG
- a CDS encoding AIM24 family protein has translation MAFEEVNSKVVRAHVSPATPVLARRGAMLGYDGQVTFRPVAGQGGGVGGFVGAALSGESNPMMATEGTGSVLYGFRGLHVTVVQLDGSGSLTCEADRLLAHDANLQTGVEFIGQGGIRAAVRGAMTGQGLFTTKVSGAGAVALLSHGGTYAIPVDGGGVAVDPQAYVGHVGNIQVDLSAKVGWRDAVGRGSGEAFQLKMSGQGTVYIQASEQKF, from the coding sequence ATGGCTTTCGAAGAGGTCAACAGCAAGGTCGTCCGGGCGCACGTCTCCCCGGCGACGCCGGTGCTCGCGCGCCGCGGCGCGATGCTCGGGTACGACGGCCAGGTGACCTTCCGCCCGGTCGCCGGCCAGGGCGGGGGAGTCGGCGGCTTCGTCGGCGCCGCGCTCTCCGGCGAGTCGAACCCGATGATGGCGACCGAGGGCACCGGGAGCGTGCTCTACGGCTTCCGTGGGCTCCACGTGACCGTGGTCCAGCTCGACGGCTCGGGCTCGCTCACCTGCGAGGCCGACCGGCTGCTCGCCCACGACGCCAACCTGCAGACGGGTGTGGAGTTCATCGGCCAGGGCGGCATCCGCGCCGCCGTACGCGGTGCGATGACGGGCCAGGGCCTGTTCACCACGAAGGTGTCCGGCGCCGGCGCGGTCGCGCTGCTCTCCCACGGTGGCACCTACGCCATCCCGGTCGACGGGGGCGGGGTCGCGGTCGACCCGCAGGCCTATGTCGGCCACGTCGGCAACATCCAGGTCGACCTGTCCGCGAAGGTCGGCTGGCGCGACGCCGTCGGCCGCGGCTCGGGTGAGGCCTTCCAGCTGAAGATGTCGGGCCAGGGCACGGTCTACATCCAGGCCAGCGAGCAGAAGTTCTGA
- a CDS encoding AIM24 family protein produces MVTLTADKRLLHADLAGETIRAASGSMVAYTGNVEFKHAGMGGGGGFKAALKQKVSGESIKLMECSGSGRVTFAQDAMDVTVIDLTGDTLAVESEHILAVSGGLTLDVKFAGLQGMTSGQGLATTTVTGQGQVAIVSDGPLIALAVQQGIPVVVDPDAFVASFGQMSMNLVSGVSWKSLVGEGSGEPFSLRFEGAGTVLVQPAER; encoded by the coding sequence ATGGTGACGCTGACCGCAGACAAGCGGCTGCTCCACGCAGATCTCGCCGGGGAGACGATCCGGGCCGCCTCCGGCTCGATGGTCGCCTACACCGGCAATGTCGAGTTCAAGCACGCCGGCATGGGCGGCGGCGGTGGCTTCAAGGCTGCGCTCAAGCAGAAGGTGAGCGGTGAGTCGATCAAGCTGATGGAGTGCTCCGGCTCCGGTCGGGTGACCTTCGCGCAGGACGCGATGGACGTCACCGTCATCGACCTCACCGGCGACACCCTCGCCGTCGAGTCCGAGCACATCCTCGCCGTCTCCGGCGGGCTGACCCTCGACGTGAAGTTCGCCGGCCTGCAGGGCATGACGAGCGGCCAGGGCCTCGCCACGACGACCGTCACCGGCCAGGGCCAGGTGGCGATCGTGTCGGACGGGCCGCTGATCGCGCTCGCCGTGCAGCAGGGCATCCCGGTCGTCGTCGACCCCGACGCGTTCGTCGCCTCCTTCGGGCAGATGTCGATGAACCTCGTCTCCGGGGTCTCGTGGAAGTCGCTGGTGGGTGAGGGCTCGGGCGAGCCGTTCAGCCTCCGCTTCGAGGGTGCCGGCACGGTCCTCGTGCAGCCGGCGGAGAGGTGA
- a CDS encoding esterase-like activity of phytase family protein, with amino-acid sequence MRLLPAVSLLAVTVLATPAVAADTSYVDKRVTLPAIALEDVQSTVLDDHGVELGGIGSGLFALGRNEYWTVTDRGPNGEVGDARTFIVPEFTPTLVKVRARGNTLQVLETIPLTTPAGEPVTGLPNFAVAGDPAPVLADGTTPVAYNGNGLDTEGVVRTADGHFWLVDEYGPSIVEVDAAGHVVARHVPAGLEDDYVTAGADYPISGSLPAGLSARRGNRGFEDIALLPDGHTVVAALQSSVVVPGDRDRIITELVAFDTTTGTTVHEYGYRFDAPSTFAAGTRGRDLKISALVPVDQTHVIVEERTDTEARFHTIELDPADPLVTEADKTLLVNLAGVAGVPGKVEGAALKNASTLVVISDNDFGFVPRAYGLDEDVDPSGVRTVLAEVKLP; translated from the coding sequence ATGCGCCTGCTTCCTGCCGTCAGCCTGCTGGCTGTCACCGTCCTCGCCACTCCCGCCGTCGCCGCCGACACGTCGTACGTCGACAAGCGGGTCACGCTCCCCGCGATCGCGCTCGAGGACGTGCAGTCGACCGTGCTCGACGACCACGGCGTCGAGCTGGGTGGCATCGGCAGCGGGCTCTTCGCGTTGGGCAGGAACGAGTACTGGACGGTCACGGACCGCGGCCCCAACGGGGAGGTGGGTGACGCGCGCACCTTCATCGTCCCCGAGTTCACCCCGACGCTCGTCAAGGTGCGCGCCCGCGGCAACACGCTGCAGGTCCTCGAGACCATCCCGCTGACCACCCCCGCGGGCGAGCCGGTCACCGGGCTCCCGAACTTCGCCGTTGCCGGCGACCCGGCACCGGTCCTGGCGGACGGAACGACCCCGGTCGCCTACAACGGCAACGGCCTCGACACCGAGGGCGTGGTCCGCACCGCCGACGGCCACTTCTGGCTGGTCGACGAGTACGGGCCCTCGATCGTCGAGGTGGACGCCGCCGGCCACGTCGTCGCCCGGCACGTGCCCGCCGGCCTCGAGGACGACTACGTCACCGCCGGTGCCGACTACCCGATCAGCGGCTCGCTCCCCGCCGGCCTCTCCGCGCGCCGTGGCAACCGCGGCTTCGAGGACATCGCGCTGCTGCCCGACGGGCACACGGTCGTCGCCGCCCTGCAGAGCTCGGTCGTGGTCCCCGGCGACCGCGACCGGATCATCACCGAGCTCGTCGCGTTCGACACGACGACCGGCACGACCGTGCACGAGTACGGCTACCGCTTCGACGCCCCCTCGACCTTCGCCGCCGGCACCCGGGGCCGCGACCTGAAGATCTCGGCGCTGGTGCCGGTCGACCAGACCCACGTGATCGTCGAGGAGCGAACGGACACCGAGGCCCGCTTCCACACGATCGAGCTCGACCCGGCGGACCCGCTCGTGACCGAGGCGGACAAGACCCTCCTCGTGAACCTGGCCGGCGTGGCCGGCGTACCGGGCAAGGTCGAGGGCGCCGCCCTCAAGAACGCCTCGACGCTCGTGGTCATCAGCGACAACGACTTCGGCTTCGTGCCGCGGGCCTACGGTCTCGACGAGGACGTCGACCCGTCGGGCGTGCGGACCGTCCTCGCCGAGGTCAAGCTGCCGTAG
- a CDS encoding glutathione S-transferase family protein: MDYIPDRITKDPGRSQDPYDDARLDVRTWPVEPGRYRLVAARACPWANRSIIVRRLLGLEDVISMGLAGPTHDERSWTFDLDPGGRDPVLGYERLQEAYLARYPDYDKGITVPAVVEVASGQVVTNDFPWITHDLFFEWRDHHRPDAPDLWPDDCRAEMEEVMERVFTEVNNGVYRCGFAGTQDAYDEAYDRLWTAMDWLEERLTDRRYLMGDHITEADVRLFTTLARFDAVYHGHFKCNRNKLTEMPALWGYARDLFQTPGFGDTIDFDQIKRHYYVVHEDINPSGIVPKGPERESWLSPHSRARLGPPR, from the coding sequence ATGGACTACATCCCCGACCGCATCACCAAGGATCCGGGCCGCTCGCAGGACCCGTACGACGACGCCCGGCTCGACGTGCGGACCTGGCCGGTCGAGCCGGGCCGCTACCGCCTGGTGGCGGCGCGGGCGTGCCCGTGGGCCAACCGCTCGATCATCGTGCGCCGCCTGCTCGGCCTCGAGGACGTCATCTCGATGGGCCTGGCCGGCCCGACCCACGACGAGCGCAGCTGGACCTTCGACCTCGACCCGGGCGGCCGGGACCCCGTGCTCGGCTACGAGCGGCTCCAGGAGGCCTATCTCGCGCGCTACCCCGACTACGACAAGGGCATCACGGTGCCGGCGGTGGTCGAGGTGGCGAGCGGACAGGTCGTCACCAACGACTTCCCGTGGATCACCCACGACCTCTTCTTCGAGTGGCGCGACCACCACCGGCCCGACGCGCCCGACCTGTGGCCCGACGACTGCCGGGCGGAGATGGAGGAGGTGATGGAGCGCGTCTTCACCGAGGTCAACAACGGCGTCTACCGATGCGGCTTCGCCGGCACGCAGGACGCGTACGACGAGGCCTACGACCGGCTCTGGACGGCGATGGACTGGTTGGAGGAGCGCCTCACGGACCGGCGCTACCTCATGGGCGACCACATCACGGAGGCCGACGTGCGGCTCTTCACGACCCTCGCGCGGTTCGACGCCGTCTACCACGGCCACTTCAAGTGCAACCGCAACAAGCTGACCGAGATGCCAGCACTCTGGGGCTATGCCCGTGACCTGTTCCAGACGCCCGGCTTCGGCGACACCATCGACTTCGACCAGATCAAGCGGCACTACTACGTGGTCCACGAGGACATCAATCCCAGCGGCATCGTGCCGAAGGGGCCCGAGCGGGAGAGCTGGCTCAGCCCGCACTCCAGGGCGCGGCTGGGTCCGCCTCGCTGA
- the hemA gene encoding glutamyl-tRNA reductase: MVISDAQPLVVGLCHQEASLAELGRATLRREALAGALGRLRDAGLEEAVVLSTCSRIEVCTTTTGSADQRAGAVLDAMSEWSGLPRDRIGSLARVLVGREAVDHLFRVTAGLESRLVGDTDVLAQVRGAWRAAGEAGTAGPLTSRLLPASIRCAQQVHTRTPLGRQRRSLARRAVDVGVTLAAPDGTRGLRVLVVGSGQMAQVACEHLATHGLACRVVARDPSYAARLVGPARACAWERLADEVARADLLLCATSAPHHVLTRDQVSAAMAARHVPLTIVDLAVPGNVDPGACGVEGVRLVDLTTLGDDARHDPAVAAAVRDATLLVEEAARRFCDDLAAAHAGPVIRAVREQVERTCREELRRHGGPSDPAALAEAVHAIVGKVMHRPALLARAAAAAGDEGALHLLCEAFGVAPPGQRDAGSTSLNSWSPPASRSSSGPTFGSSWVRK, from the coding sequence GTGGTCATCAGCGACGCACAGCCGCTCGTGGTGGGGCTGTGCCACCAGGAGGCGAGCCTCGCCGAGCTCGGCCGCGCGACCCTGCGGCGCGAGGCGCTCGCGGGGGCGTTGGGCCGCCTGCGCGACGCGGGCCTCGAGGAGGCGGTGGTGCTGTCGACCTGCAGCCGGATCGAGGTGTGTACGACGACCACGGGCAGCGCGGACCAGCGCGCAGGAGCGGTCCTCGACGCGATGTCCGAGTGGTCGGGCCTCCCCCGCGACCGGATCGGCTCGCTGGCGAGGGTCCTCGTCGGCCGGGAGGCGGTCGACCACCTGTTCCGCGTCACGGCCGGCCTCGAGTCGCGGCTGGTGGGCGACACCGACGTGCTGGCCCAGGTCCGCGGCGCGTGGCGAGCCGCGGGCGAGGCCGGGACCGCCGGGCCGCTGACCAGCCGGCTGCTGCCCGCGAGCATCCGGTGCGCCCAGCAGGTGCACACCCGCACACCGCTCGGCCGGCAGCGCCGCTCGCTCGCCCGGCGGGCAGTGGACGTAGGGGTGACGCTGGCGGCGCCCGACGGCACCCGCGGGCTGAGGGTGCTCGTGGTCGGCTCCGGCCAGATGGCGCAGGTCGCCTGCGAGCACCTCGCCACCCACGGCCTGGCATGCCGGGTCGTGGCGCGCGACCCGTCGTACGCCGCGAGGCTGGTCGGTCCTGCCCGCGCGTGCGCCTGGGAGCGGCTGGCCGACGAGGTGGCCCGCGCCGACCTCTTGCTGTGCGCCACCTCGGCCCCCCACCACGTGCTCACGCGCGACCAGGTGTCGGCAGCGATGGCCGCACGGCACGTCCCACTGACGATCGTCGACCTCGCCGTGCCCGGGAATGTCGATCCCGGGGCCTGCGGCGTCGAGGGTGTCCGGCTCGTCGACCTGACCACGCTGGGCGACGACGCGCGCCACGACCCGGCGGTCGCGGCCGCTGTCCGCGACGCGACACTGCTGGTCGAGGAGGCGGCCCGCCGGTTCTGCGACGACCTCGCCGCGGCGCACGCGGGCCCGGTCATCCGGGCCGTGCGGGAGCAGGTGGAGCGGACCTGCCGCGAGGAGCTGCGGCGGCACGGAGGTCCCTCCGACCCGGCGGCCCTCGCCGAGGCCGTCCACGCCATCGTCGGCAAGGTCATGCACCGCCCGGCCCTGCTGGCCCGGGCCGCGGCGGCCGCCGGCGACGAGGGCGCGCTGCACCTGCTGTGCGAGGCGTTCGGCGTGGCGCCGCCCGGTCAGAGGGACGCGGGGTCGACCTCGTTGAACAGCTGGTCGCCGCCGGCGAGCAGGTCGAGCAGCGGGCCGACCTTCGGGAGCTCGTGGGTGAGGAAGTAG
- a CDS encoding acyl-CoA dehydrogenase, whose protein sequence is MSPDLLLSRRDLAFLLHEWLDVAELTTRERYAEHDRESFDAVLALSAELAAEHFAPHNALSDANEPQFDGETVTIIPEVAKAVRAFADAGLVSAAMDAEVGGGQLPHVVQQACFAWFQAANVSTSGYPMLTMANANLLLAHASPEQVARFVPPMVEGRWFGTMCLSEPQAGSSLADVATRAVRQDDGTFRLFGNKMWISGGEHELGDNIVHLVLARVEGAPPGVKGLSLFATPKFVVGPDGVLGERNDVTLAGLNHKMGFRGTVNTVLNFGEGAHLPGGAPGAVGELVGEESRGLAVMFHMMNEARIGVGAGAAALGYTGYLRALDYARERVQGRPLDGKDPAAPPVPITAHADVRRMLLASKSYVEGGLALVLKAARLLDDQHTHPDQDGRERAGRLLDVLTPIVKSWPSQWCLAANDLAIQVHGGYGYTREYGVEQLYRDNRLNPIHEGTHGIQALDLLGRKLVMDGGSGLLLLKDAIDDTIGRAGDAGDRQLQEHAFRLAGGLESLVRSVGQAWQSGDPQVALANATYALEAAGHVVVAWIWLDQLLAAHGKQGAFYDGKRAAGRYFLTHELPKVGPLLDLLAGGDQLFNEVDPASL, encoded by the coding sequence ATGAGCCCCGACCTCCTGCTGTCCCGCCGCGACCTCGCGTTCCTGCTGCACGAGTGGCTGGACGTCGCGGAGCTGACGACACGGGAGCGGTACGCCGAGCACGACCGGGAGTCCTTCGACGCCGTCCTCGCCCTGTCGGCCGAGCTGGCCGCGGAGCACTTCGCGCCGCACAACGCGCTCAGCGACGCCAACGAGCCGCAGTTCGACGGCGAGACGGTGACGATCATCCCGGAGGTCGCGAAGGCGGTCCGGGCGTTCGCCGACGCCGGTCTGGTGTCGGCGGCGATGGACGCGGAGGTCGGCGGCGGCCAGCTGCCGCACGTGGTCCAGCAGGCCTGCTTCGCCTGGTTCCAGGCGGCCAACGTGTCGACCTCGGGCTACCCGATGCTGACCATGGCCAACGCCAACCTCCTGCTCGCCCACGCCTCGCCGGAGCAGGTGGCGCGCTTCGTCCCGCCGATGGTCGAGGGTCGCTGGTTCGGCACGATGTGCCTCTCCGAGCCGCAGGCCGGCTCGTCGCTGGCCGACGTCGCCACGCGCGCGGTCCGCCAGGACGACGGCACCTTCCGGCTCTTCGGCAACAAGATGTGGATCTCCGGGGGCGAGCACGAGCTCGGCGACAACATCGTCCACCTCGTCCTCGCCCGGGTCGAGGGCGCGCCGCCGGGGGTGAAGGGCCTCTCCCTCTTCGCGACGCCGAAGTTCGTCGTCGGCCCGGACGGTGTGCTCGGCGAGCGCAACGACGTCACGCTGGCCGGGCTCAACCACAAGATGGGCTTCCGCGGCACGGTCAACACGGTCCTCAACTTCGGTGAGGGTGCGCACCTGCCCGGTGGCGCGCCCGGTGCCGTGGGCGAGCTCGTCGGCGAGGAGAGCCGCGGCCTGGCCGTGATGTTCCACATGATGAACGAGGCCCGGATCGGTGTCGGCGCCGGCGCTGCCGCCCTCGGTTACACCGGCTACCTGCGGGCCCTCGACTACGCCCGCGAGCGGGTCCAGGGCCGGCCGCTGGACGGGAAGGACCCGGCCGCGCCGCCGGTGCCGATCACCGCCCACGCCGACGTGCGGCGGATGCTGCTCGCCTCGAAGTCGTACGTCGAGGGCGGGCTCGCGCTCGTCCTGAAGGCCGCGCGCCTGCTGGACGACCAGCACACCCACCCCGACCAGGACGGGCGGGAGCGGGCGGGCCGGCTGCTCGACGTACTCACGCCCATCGTGAAGAGCTGGCCCTCCCAGTGGTGCCTGGCGGCCAACGACCTGGCGATCCAGGTCCACGGTGGCTACGGCTACACGCGCGAGTACGGCGTCGAGCAGCTCTACCGCGACAACCGGCTCAACCCGATCCACGAGGGCACCCACGGCATCCAGGCTCTCGACCTGCTCGGCCGCAAGCTGGTGATGGACGGCGGCAGCGGTCTCCTCCTGCTCAAGGACGCGATCGACGACACCATCGGGCGCGCCGGCGACGCGGGCGACCGGCAGCTGCAGGAGCACGCCTTCCGCCTCGCCGGGGGCCTCGAGTCGCTGGTCCGCAGCGTCGGCCAGGCCTGGCAGTCCGGCGACCCGCAGGTCGCGCTCGCCAACGCGACCTACGCGCTGGAGGCCGCCGGGCACGTGGTCGTCGCGTGGATCTGGCTCGACCAACTGCTCGCCGCGCACGGCAAGCAGGGCGCGTTCTACGACGGCAAGCGGGCCGCGGGGCGCTACTTCCTCACCCACGAGCTCCCGAAGGTCGGCCCGCTGCTCGACCTGCTCGCCGGCGGCGACCAGCTGTTCAACGAGGTCGACCCCGCGTCCCTCTGA